Proteins encoded in a region of the Mycobacterium branderi genome:
- a CDS encoding ABC transporter permease produces the protein MLARPLRYGLNQADSSLKTLGRFLELAAQSGIYLAADLIRLRHPWRDTVNQAWFIVSVTAIPALLVSIPFGVIVAVQVGSVIQQVGATSISGAAGGLGVIRQGAPIVAALLLGGAAGSAVTTDLGARTIREEVDALRVMGIDPVQRLVTPRLAAIVFVAPLLCVFIIFMGLGAGYLINVGFQSGTPGSYIASFASFASVADVVVALVKTWLFGVVVILIACQRGLETKGGARGVADAVNAAVVIGVVAVFVLNLVITQLVTMFMPTRVG, from the coding sequence ATGCTGGCCCGGCCGCTGCGCTACGGCCTCAACCAGGCCGACTCGTCGTTGAAGACCCTGGGCCGCTTTCTGGAGTTGGCCGCCCAGTCGGGGATCTACCTGGCGGCGGATCTGATTCGGTTGCGCCATCCGTGGCGCGACACCGTCAACCAGGCGTGGTTCATCGTCAGCGTCACCGCGATACCGGCGTTGCTGGTGTCCATCCCGTTCGGGGTCATCGTGGCCGTGCAGGTGGGCAGCGTGATCCAGCAGGTCGGCGCCACGTCGATCTCGGGCGCGGCCGGTGGCCTGGGCGTGATCCGTCAGGGGGCGCCGATTGTTGCCGCGCTGTTGCTGGGTGGGGCGGCGGGTTCGGCGGTGACCACCGATCTGGGCGCGCGCACCATCCGCGAAGAGGTGGATGCGTTGCGCGTCATGGGCATTGACCCGGTGCAGCGGCTGGTCACACCCCGGCTGGCGGCGATTGTGTTCGTGGCGCCGTTGTTGTGCGTCTTCATCATCTTCATGGGGTTGGGCGCGGGTTATCTGATCAATGTGGGCTTCCAGTCGGGCACTCCCGGCAGCTATATCGCATCGTTCGCCTCGTTCGCGAGCGTCGCCGATGTCGTTGTGGCACTGGTCAAGACGTGGCTTTTCGGCGTGGTGGTGATCCTGATCGCGTGTCAGCGCGGCCTGGAGACCAAGGGCGGCGCCCGCGGCGTCGCCGACGCCGTCAACGCGGCGGTGGTGATCGGTGTGGTCGCGGTGTTCGTGCTCAATTTGGTCATCACCCAGTTGGTCACCATGTTCATGCCGACGAGGGTCGGCTGA
- a CDS encoding MlaE family ABC transporter permease: MATPSRHLPHGLGWAARGPWWVVGTGAGMAETLGHQATFLFQVLGAIPRTISRYRRQTGALLVDMVWGNGSLIVGGGTIGVLVFLGAAVGGSVGVEGYAALDMVGMGPLTGFVSAYANTREMAPMIAAIGFAAQAGTRMTAEIGAMRISEEIDALEAQGIQSIPFVVTTRVIAGMMTIVPLYVLTLVLSYVSCAVVVNVIHGQSSGTYHHYFDSFIQPSDVAFSLIKAVIFVTAIIAIHGYQGYYAGGGPEGVGRASGRAIRASIITVVVADMVLTLLFWGNNSGVRISG; this comes from the coding sequence ATGGCGACCCCGTCACGGCATCTGCCCCACGGCCTGGGTTGGGCAGCGCGTGGCCCGTGGTGGGTCGTCGGCACCGGCGCCGGAATGGCCGAAACCCTTGGCCACCAAGCCACTTTCCTGTTCCAGGTGCTGGGAGCGATTCCCCGGACGATTAGCCGGTACCGGCGGCAGACCGGCGCGCTGTTGGTCGACATGGTGTGGGGCAACGGGTCGCTGATCGTCGGTGGCGGCACCATCGGGGTTCTGGTGTTTCTCGGCGCCGCAGTCGGCGGCTCGGTGGGCGTGGAAGGGTACGCGGCACTGGACATGGTCGGGATGGGCCCGCTGACCGGGTTCGTCTCGGCGTATGCGAACACTCGCGAGATGGCGCCGATGATCGCCGCGATCGGCTTCGCCGCCCAGGCCGGCACCCGGATGACCGCCGAAATCGGCGCGATGCGGATTTCGGAGGAAATCGACGCGCTGGAAGCTCAAGGCATCCAGTCGATCCCGTTCGTGGTGACCACCCGCGTCATCGCCGGGATGATGACGATCGTTCCGCTGTATGTGCTGACCCTGGTGCTGAGCTACGTGTCCTGCGCGGTGGTGGTCAACGTGATCCACGGCCAGTCGTCGGGCACCTACCACCACTACTTCGACTCGTTCATTCAACCGTCCGACGTGGCGTTCTCACTGATCAAAGCGGTCATCTTCGTCACCGCGATCATCGCCATCCACGGCTACCAGGGCTACTACGCCGGCGGCGGCCCCGAAGGTGTCGGACGGGCCTCCGGACGGGCGATCCGCGCCAGCATCATCACCGTGGTCGTCGCAGACATGGTGCTGACATTGCTGTTCTGGGGCAACAACTCTGGCGTGCGGATATCGGGGTAG
- a CDS encoding MlaD family protein, whose translation MPRYSDQAGRGPSSLKLRIRGVLVAAVLGVLTLVLQQLATGRYDNTFALTVVADTIGEGLAPGAEVKFHGLAIGSVKTLQSIGYNKQKMTVLLDPRQAKALTADTKAKFSSSNVFGSAVVELVSDGKGGPLRANQTLVMPAGTEAVSITGMLRQSQKLSEILDAPQFSHIVKVLGQRADLVEPVVRSAFDLAKILADAQSVPFSQSLSMVASVANGANDFIPLLGLMNNLLDGLAFLAEPAGVDRTNRVLNETGGLLIDAGQLIVDNNYWLIPAVAATLNLAIPLTFFVGSWFPAYDRLPGLFDRISTAFPVIDGQVQMRTEVIMNTMPGLAAALPSEPASPPPGGGQ comes from the coding sequence ATGCCGAGGTATTCAGACCAAGCAGGGCGCGGCCCCAGTTCCCTCAAGTTGCGCATCCGCGGCGTGCTCGTCGCCGCGGTGCTGGGCGTCCTCACTCTGGTCCTGCAGCAACTGGCCACCGGCCGCTACGACAACACGTTTGCGCTGACGGTGGTGGCCGACACCATCGGCGAGGGCCTAGCGCCCGGCGCGGAGGTGAAGTTCCACGGCCTGGCCATCGGCTCGGTAAAGACATTGCAGTCCATCGGATACAACAAACAGAAAATGACGGTGCTGCTCGACCCGCGCCAAGCCAAAGCCCTGACCGCCGATACCAAAGCCAAATTCTCATCGTCGAACGTGTTCGGCAGTGCCGTGGTCGAACTCGTCAGCGACGGCAAAGGCGGCCCGCTGCGCGCGAACCAGACGCTGGTGATGCCCGCCGGCACGGAGGCTGTCTCCATCACCGGGATGCTGCGCCAGTCCCAGAAGCTCAGCGAGATCCTGGACGCGCCCCAGTTCAGTCACATTGTCAAAGTCCTGGGCCAACGCGCCGACCTGGTCGAGCCGGTGGTCAGATCCGCGTTCGACCTCGCGAAGATCCTGGCCGACGCCCAGAGCGTGCCGTTCTCGCAGTCGCTGTCGATGGTGGCTTCAGTTGCCAACGGCGCCAACGACTTCATCCCACTGCTCGGGCTGATGAACAACCTGCTCGACGGGTTGGCGTTTTTGGCCGAGCCCGCCGGAGTCGACCGGACGAATCGGGTCTTGAACGAAACCGGTGGGCTGCTGATCGATGCCGGCCAATTGATCGTGGACAACAACTACTGGCTCATCCCGGCGGTGGCCGCGACGCTCAATCTGGCTATCCCTCTCACGTTTTTCGTCGGCAGCTGGTTTCCGGCGTATGACCGGCTGCCGGGTCTGTTCGACCGAATCAGCACCGCGTTTCCGGTGATCGACGGTCAGGTTCAGATGCGAACCGAGGTCATCATGAACACGATGCCGGGATTGGCCGCCGCGTTGCCGTCCGAGCCGGCCTCGCCGCCGCCGGGGGGTGGGCAATGA
- a CDS encoding MlaD family protein gives MRGVSKAVLWLTVFTVIAAVCATIVVTALRSPVRGVASRYTAAFSDVSGLFTGDDVRISGVQVGKVEAVRLDGRIAKVDFTALDDHPVYQNTVAAVRYQNLLGQRYVELVQPARPGGRLAAGATIPLGQTIPSFDVAKLFNGFRPVFQTLDPAQFNQFGENLLRVIQGDETGIGAVLHDLDAISGVAVNRQAAVTLLIRNLSEISRDLGGKSAQLFHFIDTLNGVLGKFNSRAEVFRASIDVELPAFRSLVHILQYAERIFDGTTTPFYDFSTRTSPQLAWAIAGLSVVPTLLQGLRDSLVEEDPATGQPYLPHTPDHAAIQDRYPARDLTCSAGQVELPGVGAVSFANQDLVVCK, from the coding sequence ATGAGGGGGGTCTCCAAAGCGGTGCTGTGGCTGACCGTCTTCACGGTGATCGCCGCGGTGTGCGCGACGATCGTGGTGACCGCGTTGCGTAGCCCCGTGCGCGGGGTGGCGTCGCGCTACACCGCGGCCTTTTCCGACGTGTCAGGGTTGTTCACCGGCGACGACGTTCGCATCTCCGGTGTGCAAGTCGGCAAGGTCGAGGCGGTCCGGCTCGACGGTCGCATCGCCAAGGTCGACTTCACCGCGCTCGACGACCACCCTGTGTATCAGAACACCGTCGCCGCGGTGCGTTATCAGAACCTGCTCGGCCAGCGCTATGTCGAACTCGTTCAACCGGCCCGGCCCGGCGGGCGGCTGGCCGCGGGAGCGACGATCCCGCTCGGGCAGACCATCCCGTCGTTCGATGTGGCCAAGCTATTCAACGGGTTTCGGCCGGTTTTCCAGACACTGGATCCCGCCCAGTTCAACCAGTTCGGGGAAAACCTGCTGCGAGTAATTCAGGGCGACGAAACCGGGATCGGGGCGGTTCTGCATGATCTCGACGCCATCTCCGGGGTCGCCGTGAACCGCCAGGCGGCCGTCACCCTGTTGATCCGCAATCTGTCCGAGATCTCCCGCGACCTCGGCGGTAAGTCGGCACAGCTGTTCCACTTCATCGACACACTCAACGGCGTGCTGGGCAAGTTCAACTCGCGCGCCGAAGTCTTCCGGGCCTCGATCGACGTGGAACTGCCCGCTTTTCGAAGCCTCGTGCACATCCTGCAATATGCCGAACGCATCTTCGACGGAACGACGACCCCGTTCTACGACTTTTCGACGCGGACCTCGCCGCAGCTCGCGTGGGCCATCGCGGGCCTGTCCGTGGTGCCGACTCTGCTCCAAGGGCTGCGAGACTCGCTCGTCGAAGAGGATCCCGCGACCGGCCAACCATATTTGCCGCACACTCCCGATCACGCCGCAATCCAAGACCGCTACCCGGCAAGGGATTTGACCTGTTCGGCCGGCCAAGTCGAGCTGCCGGGCGTCGGCGCGGTGTCGTTCGCGAACCAGGATCTGGTGGTGTGCAAATAA
- a CDS encoding MlaD family protein, whose translation MVLRKRRRGVLDERTAAARSRRRGIIGVIVIVSALAASAFAYLNPTGQTRYSAHLATAAGVRAGDEVRIAGVKVGKVTSVRLDGTVVDMEFEVNRSVAVGSESTLEVKLLTPLGGHYMALDPKGALPLGRKVIPPERTATPYEINDILQAATPLVEQVNGQVIHDTFTEVANAANKYPDALRDVIESAHALTRSLSQVTADFYRGLDFTNNSMRALITRRTQFLSVVEQLAHIGQLYTSKAVDIVEYFTVLDELARIVDRAITFYGREIAPWVNAIDDILDTLFADPAPERLAKAAAGYDQLMHVLVPMLSGNGVAIDQRDRLMPGQDLCLPSIMRHC comes from the coding sequence ATGGTGTTGCGCAAGCGGCGTCGCGGTGTGCTCGACGAGCGCACCGCGGCGGCCCGCAGTCGCCGGCGCGGGATCATCGGCGTCATTGTCATCGTCAGCGCACTGGCGGCCAGCGCCTTCGCCTACCTGAATCCGACCGGGCAGACCCGCTACAGCGCCCATCTGGCCACTGCGGCCGGGGTCCGCGCCGGCGACGAAGTGCGGATCGCCGGCGTCAAAGTCGGGAAGGTCACCAGTGTCCGGCTGGACGGGACCGTCGTCGACATGGAATTCGAGGTCAACCGGTCGGTGGCCGTCGGCTCGGAATCCACGCTGGAAGTCAAGCTGCTGACCCCGCTGGGCGGCCACTACATGGCGCTGGATCCCAAAGGTGCGCTGCCGTTGGGCCGCAAGGTGATTCCGCCGGAGCGCACCGCAACGCCGTACGAGATCAATGACATACTGCAGGCGGCGACCCCGCTCGTCGAGCAGGTCAACGGCCAGGTCATCCACGACACCTTCACCGAGGTCGCCAACGCGGCCAACAAGTATCCCGACGCGCTGCGCGACGTCATCGAGTCCGCGCATGCCCTGACCCGATCGTTGAGCCAGGTCACCGCCGACTTCTATCGCGGCCTGGATTTCACCAACAACTCGATGCGGGCGCTGATCACCAGACGCACGCAGTTCCTTTCGGTGGTCGAGCAGCTCGCGCATATCGGCCAGCTGTATACCTCGAAGGCCGTCGACATCGTCGAGTACTTCACCGTGCTCGACGAGCTGGCCCGCATCGTTGATCGCGCGATCACGTTCTACGGCCGCGAGATTGCGCCGTGGGTCAACGCGATCGACGACATCTTGGATACCTTGTTCGCCGATCCCGCCCCCGAGCGGCTGGCCAAGGCGGCCGCGGGCTACGACCAGCTGATGCATGTCCTGGTGCCGATGCTGAGCGGCAACGGCGTCGCTATCGACCAGCGCGACCGGCTCATGCCCGGACAGGACCTGTGTCTGCCCAGCATTATGAGGCACTGCTGA
- a CDS encoding MlaD family protein has protein sequence MTGISAIRRRLSSGVAMVLALAVVAAIAAAGIVGTEIVLPKLAKTRAMCAEFTDAVGLYPGNKVALLGIEVGKVTAVTNMADHVQVDFSVPTDLDLPADVGAVTYSQSIVTDRNIELTKPYAGGPKFTGPQCINLRSTKTPIGVGETFSALGKLADAILGPEQGQDPSAAPGVQALNDSLKAASRSLAGTGPELNQTLRDLATMVGDPAKSDAAFRQLFANSEALTSLFLEQKNWDSFATLIQTLPDTAKLIEGLSDNFASALEHVVHLLPILVDALNRFAPRVYLNLTDKIIPWVGANLGAYSQNIAGVINGVQPYTDWLGSVYHPAWANQNVTYAPGQVDISPQQANDICAVLRQRNTPGSAAACAPGTASNPASLGLADLILGAGLP, from the coding sequence ATGACCGGAATCTCCGCGATCCGCCGCCGGCTGAGCTCCGGGGTAGCGATGGTCTTGGCCCTGGCCGTGGTGGCCGCGATCGCAGCGGCCGGCATCGTCGGCACAGAAATCGTACTGCCCAAACTTGCCAAGACTCGGGCGATGTGCGCCGAATTCACCGATGCGGTCGGGCTTTATCCGGGCAACAAGGTGGCACTGCTGGGCATCGAGGTCGGCAAGGTGACCGCGGTGACGAACATGGCCGATCACGTCCAAGTTGACTTCAGCGTGCCCACCGATCTCGACCTGCCGGCCGATGTCGGGGCCGTCACCTACTCGCAGTCGATCGTCACCGACCGCAACATCGAACTCACCAAACCCTATGCGGGCGGGCCGAAGTTCACCGGCCCCCAGTGCATCAACCTACGATCCACCAAAACCCCGATAGGTGTCGGCGAAACCTTCTCTGCGCTCGGCAAACTCGCGGACGCGATCCTGGGACCCGAACAAGGCCAGGACCCGTCTGCGGCGCCGGGTGTGCAAGCCCTCAACGACAGCCTCAAGGCAGCCAGCCGCTCGCTGGCCGGCACCGGTCCCGAACTGAACCAAACGCTGCGGGATTTGGCCACCATGGTGGGCGACCCCGCCAAGTCCGACGCCGCGTTCCGCCAGCTGTTCGCCAACAGCGAGGCCCTCACGTCGCTCTTTTTGGAGCAGAAGAATTGGGACAGCTTCGCCACCCTGATCCAGACACTGCCCGACACCGCGAAGCTGATCGAGGGGCTCTCGGACAACTTCGCCTCGGCCCTGGAACATGTCGTGCACCTGCTCCCGATCTTGGTGGACGCGCTGAATCGCTTCGCGCCGCGCGTCTATCTCAACCTCACCGACAAGATCATCCCCTGGGTGGGAGCGAACTTGGGCGCCTACTCGCAAAACATCGCGGGCGTCATCAACGGCGTGCAGCCCTATACCGATTGGCTGGGAAGCGTCTACCATCCGGCCTGGGCCAACCAAAACGTCACGTATGCCCCTGGGCAGGTGGATATTTCACCGCAGCAGGCCAACGACATCTGTGCTGTGCTGCGGCAACGGAACACCCCGGGTAGCGCGGCCGCCTGCGCGCCCGGGACTGCGTCCAATCCGGCCAGCCTCGGTTTGGCCGACCTCATCCTGGGGGCCGGGCTGCCATGA
- a CDS encoding MlaD family protein, with translation MSRRWLRTGAALLGALTICMAAACSLDPTRLPVPGSYVPGHKYTIKIEFSSVLNVPARTKVDSGGVQVGVLDRVQLAGNTAVAYVDISGDVQLPQNTRAELRQATVLGDIYIALLPPERPAPASLHDGDTIPLRNTVPVSNVEDVLRSVSNLLGGGTISTLQQAVIHFNNAFPRDPAEVNKIKTKLGGVLNDLAANQAILDQLLTDAENVSNSLAANTGTFDRLVNEGPPKLAGLESVTLNILALIDDAQDLGRSADRLVTPYTPDIIELLSYLTPMTESFFNMDMTGPVMGDKLIRLIRDKLNPYFDKFNPWTPHAPGDEPKYIVSEVHPPTANTGTPVPETGSGVGAFQAIDVLRSMGLLP, from the coding sequence ATGAGCAGGCGATGGCTACGCACTGGTGCCGCGCTGCTGGGCGCTCTCACCATCTGCATGGCCGCGGCATGTTCGCTCGACCCCACCCGGCTGCCGGTGCCCGGATCCTATGTGCCAGGCCACAAGTACACGATCAAGATCGAATTCTCGAGCGTGTTGAATGTGCCCGCCAGAACGAAAGTCGATTCCGGCGGAGTGCAGGTCGGCGTCCTGGACCGGGTGCAGCTCGCCGGCAACACGGCGGTGGCCTACGTCGACATCTCCGGTGATGTGCAGCTGCCGCAGAACACCCGTGCCGAGCTGCGCCAAGCCACTGTGCTCGGCGACATCTACATCGCGCTGCTGCCGCCGGAGCGCCCAGCGCCGGCGTCGCTGCACGACGGCGACACGATTCCGCTGCGCAACACCGTCCCGGTTTCCAATGTCGAAGATGTCTTGCGGTCCGTGTCAAACCTGTTGGGCGGCGGCACGATCAGCACACTGCAACAGGCCGTGATCCACTTCAACAACGCGTTCCCCAGAGACCCCGCCGAGGTGAACAAGATCAAGACCAAGCTGGGCGGCGTGCTCAACGACCTGGCAGCCAACCAGGCCATCCTCGACCAACTCCTCACCGACGCAGAGAACGTCAGCAACAGCTTGGCGGCCAACACCGGCACCTTCGACCGGCTGGTCAACGAGGGACCGCCCAAGCTCGCCGGCCTGGAAAGCGTGACCCTGAACATCCTGGCGCTGATCGACGACGCCCAGGACCTCGGCCGGTCCGCCGATCGATTGGTCACCCCGTACACGCCCGACATCATCGAGCTGCTCTCCTACCTCACCCCGATGACTGAGTCGTTCTTCAACATGGACATGACCGGGCCGGTGATGGGCGACAAGCTGATCCGGCTGATCCGCGACAAGCTCAACCCCTACTTCGACAAGTTCAACCCATGGACCCCGCACGCACCCGGCGACGAGCCGAAATACATTGTCTCCGAGGTGCATCCACCCACAGCCAACACGGGCACGCCGGTCCCCGAAACCGGTTCGGGAGTCGGGGCCTTCCAAGCGATCGACGTGCTGCGGTCGATGGGGCTACTGCCATGA
- a CDS encoding MlaD family protein: MIKVNAPLTIAILAIMTVLGAGYMSFGVLHAGPTKHFTHVTLMLHDSGGLLPTSQVTMRGIRVGRVTGIQATPTGLAASLDLDGAYPVPADATISVEPLSVAGEQYVDFKPKVIAPPYLTDGSVIPADRVAPTVTVSELLARFNALLSVVNPADVHTIVTNVAQALTGDDAALDVLGATASSIAQYVSENKQLLAALVGNVSRLTSGWAEIGLGEALSATGKVLPDAVPAFTRLIQSFDHFSHVGENVFGPGDTANVLVAKLAQYFDMLAPSFSVIFESLQRVSEPVHDYKFHAGYWVDLWESTFNDTGSVRVQVNVPEQQPNDGG, encoded by the coding sequence ATGATCAAGGTCAACGCGCCCCTCACCATCGCCATCCTCGCGATCATGACGGTGCTCGGCGCCGGCTACATGTCGTTCGGCGTGCTGCATGCAGGGCCGACCAAACACTTCACCCACGTCACGCTCATGCTGCACGACTCGGGCGGGCTGCTGCCGACATCGCAGGTGACGATGCGCGGGATCAGGGTAGGACGGGTGACCGGAATTCAGGCCACCCCCACCGGGCTGGCGGCGTCACTAGACCTCGACGGCGCCTATCCGGTCCCCGCCGACGCCACGATCAGCGTGGAACCCCTCTCGGTCGCCGGCGAGCAGTACGTCGACTTCAAGCCGAAAGTCATTGCGCCGCCATACCTCACCGACGGATCGGTGATCCCCGCCGACCGGGTCGCCCCGACGGTCACGGTCAGCGAGTTGCTCGCCCGGTTCAACGCGCTGCTCTCGGTCGTCAACCCGGCCGACGTGCACACCATCGTCACCAACGTCGCCCAGGCGTTGACCGGTGACGACGCCGCCCTGGATGTGCTCGGGGCCACCGCCAGTTCGATCGCCCAATATGTCAGCGAAAACAAGCAATTGCTGGCAGCGCTCGTCGGCAACGTCTCGAGACTGACATCCGGGTGGGCCGAAATAGGGCTCGGCGAGGCGTTGAGTGCAACCGGCAAGGTGCTGCCCGACGCCGTGCCGGCATTCACCCGGCTGATCCAGTCGTTCGACCACTTCTCGCATGTGGGAGAGAACGTTTTCGGCCCAGGTGATACCGCCAACGTGCTCGTCGCCAAGCTCGCCCAGTACTTCGACATGCTCGCGCCGTCGTTCAGCGTGATCTTCGAGTCGCTGCAACGAGTTTCCGAACCGGTGCACGACTACAAATTCCACGCCGGCTACTGGGTGGACCTTTGGGAGTCGACCTTCAACGACACCGGCAGCGTGCGCGTCCAAGTAAACGTGCCCGAACAGCAGCCCAATGATGGAGGATGA
- a CDS encoding oxidoreductase → MAWQPNQIPDQSGRTYVVTGANGGLGEITSRVLAGNGATVVMACRNTEKAKAIAETIDGNVHVARLDLADLDSVREFASRQAEFDVLVNNAGLMNIPFSRTKDGFETQFGVNHLGHFALTGLLLDKIGDRVVTLSSIAHRQTPKLWIDDLNYQHRRYQRNLAYAQSKLANLMFARELQRRLTEAGSPKKSFAVHPGVSGTDLFTKTETVLDLVAKQGARLVGHPPAQAAHSTLFAATLPDADPQIYWGPTWLMQTRGPVRPSPSSRLSRDRTLWRRLWEESEKMTGVTFDL, encoded by the coding sequence ATGGCGTGGCAACCAAATCAGATCCCCGACCAAAGCGGGCGCACCTATGTGGTGACCGGCGCCAACGGCGGGCTAGGGGAGATTACCAGTCGCGTGCTCGCTGGCAACGGTGCCACGGTGGTGATGGCCTGCCGCAACACCGAGAAGGCAAAGGCTATCGCCGAGACGATCGACGGGAACGTGCACGTCGCCCGGTTGGACTTGGCCGACCTCGACTCGGTACGCGAATTCGCCTCCCGGCAAGCCGAATTCGACGTCCTGGTCAACAACGCAGGTCTGATGAACATCCCGTTCAGCCGGACGAAGGACGGCTTCGAGACACAGTTCGGCGTCAACCATCTCGGTCATTTCGCGCTGACCGGTTTGCTCCTCGACAAGATAGGCGACCGGGTGGTGACGCTGTCCAGCATCGCCCACCGGCAGACGCCGAAGCTGTGGATCGACGACCTCAACTACCAACATCGGCGCTATCAGCGCAATTTGGCGTACGCGCAGTCGAAGCTGGCGAATCTGATGTTCGCGCGCGAGCTGCAGCGCCGGCTGACCGAGGCCGGATCGCCCAAGAAGTCGTTCGCGGTGCATCCCGGCGTGTCGGGCACCGATTTGTTCACCAAGACCGAGACGGTGCTGGACCTGGTCGCCAAGCAGGGAGCGCGGCTGGTCGGTCATCCCCCCGCGCAGGCCGCGCATTCGACACTGTTCGCGGCGACGCTGCCGGACGCCGATCCGCAGATCTATTGGGGTCCAACATGGTTGATGCAGACCCGCGGCCCGGTGCGGCCGTCGCCGTCGAGCAGGCTGTCGCGGGATCGAACGCTGTGGCGCCGGCTGTGGGAAGAGTCTGAGAAAATGACCGGCGTCACCTTCGACCTGTAG
- a CDS encoding class I SAM-dependent methyltransferase, translated as MTFTAQHGATGRVLGLLEPGQLKRIRSARDGYYDLLGDSGPPVRSIPRRLMRTRVYSAGYQVGRPIGLKLAGGPKAPGREEDRRRMSSWLGLKSGSVVLDIGCGPGNFTGWFGEQVAPQGLAVGLDASHAMLRRAVVDNSGSCVAYVRGDAEHLPFADGVADAASCLAALYLINEPFQAIRELARVLKPGGRVVLLTSLVPGRRHNAVRAAALNAVSGVRWFGREEVTGFLGDIGFTGIEQHIAGLSQTIVATKEKR; from the coding sequence ATGACGTTCACCGCACAACACGGGGCCACGGGCCGCGTGCTGGGGTTGTTGGAACCTGGGCAGTTAAAGCGGATCCGCTCCGCGCGCGACGGCTATTACGACCTCCTCGGCGATAGCGGTCCGCCGGTACGCAGCATCCCGCGGCGCCTCATGCGTACTCGGGTGTACTCCGCCGGGTACCAGGTCGGCCGACCGATCGGTCTCAAGTTGGCAGGCGGGCCGAAGGCGCCCGGCCGTGAGGAAGACCGGCGGCGGATGTCGAGCTGGCTGGGACTCAAGTCGGGCTCTGTCGTTCTCGACATCGGTTGCGGTCCGGGCAACTTCACCGGGTGGTTCGGCGAGCAGGTAGCCCCGCAGGGCCTTGCCGTCGGACTGGACGCATCGCATGCGATGCTGCGGCGTGCCGTCGTCGACAACTCCGGTTCGTGCGTCGCGTATGTGCGCGGTGATGCCGAGCACTTGCCGTTCGCTGACGGCGTGGCCGACGCGGCCAGCTGCCTTGCCGCGCTGTATCTGATCAACGAGCCGTTCCAGGCGATCCGCGAACTTGCCCGCGTGCTCAAACCCGGTGGGCGCGTGGTGCTCCTGACCAGCCTGGTGCCTGGCCGGCGCCACAACGCAGTTCGCGCAGCCGCGCTGAATGCCGTCAGCGGCGTTCGATGGTTCGGCCGCGAGGAAGTCACCGGATTTCTCGGTGACATCGGCTTCACCGGCATCGAACAGCACATCGCCGGTCTGTCGCAGACCATTGTCGCAACAAAGGAGAAGCGCTAA
- a CDS encoding SAM-dependent methyltransferase — translation MTEKARDRSAVVTVPRHIQDESTGDRLRRWADEWRQMAGVALSRSEGPKTGQIYDIVGTQNLFGEESLFINFGYWRNKPATLDEASRDLARLVAQSAEFKSSDVVVDCGPGYGDQDILWVNEFGPKHITGINLATEQISIATRRVADAGLSHRIDYVNASATDLPLDDKSCTKVVALESAFHFPSRVDFFTEALRVLKPGGRLVTADIVPKRTIVNAWARREVARRGWRKAARRAVRAAVDLAGYRDLLLDVGFAEAVTRPITDDVYPPLARYLRKRLSDPDMRHVNPAIRYSFTPLGFRLTALQSDYIIAVAQKAKKR, via the coding sequence ATGACCGAAAAAGCCAGGGATAGGAGCGCCGTGGTCACAGTTCCGCGTCACATCCAGGACGAGTCGACCGGTGATCGTCTACGTCGCTGGGCCGACGAGTGGAGGCAGATGGCGGGCGTGGCGCTGTCGCGCTCGGAGGGTCCCAAGACCGGCCAGATCTACGACATCGTCGGCACCCAGAACCTGTTCGGCGAGGAATCACTGTTCATCAACTTCGGGTACTGGCGAAACAAACCCGCAACGCTGGACGAGGCAAGCCGAGACCTGGCGCGACTCGTCGCGCAGAGCGCCGAATTCAAGTCGTCGGATGTCGTTGTCGACTGCGGCCCGGGCTATGGTGACCAAGACATCTTGTGGGTCAACGAGTTTGGACCCAAGCACATCACCGGGATAAACCTGGCCACCGAGCAGATCAGCATCGCCACGCGCCGGGTGGCCGATGCCGGGTTGTCGCACAGGATCGACTACGTCAACGCGTCGGCCACCGATCTGCCGCTCGACGACAAATCGTGCACCAAGGTGGTGGCGCTCGAATCCGCCTTTCATTTCCCGTCGCGTGTCGATTTCTTCACCGAAGCCCTGCGGGTGCTCAAGCCCGGCGGTCGATTGGTCACGGCCGACATCGTTCCGAAACGTACCATTGTGAATGCGTGGGCCCGCCGCGAGGTCGCGCGGCGCGGCTGGCGAAAGGCGGCGCGACGCGCGGTGCGAGCCGCGGTAGACCTCGCCGGGTACCGGGACTTGCTGCTCGACGTCGGATTTGCCGAGGCGGTGACGCGGCCGATCACCGACGACGTCTACCCACCACTCGCGAGATACCTGCGCAAGCGGCTCAGCGATCCCGACATGCGGCATGTCAATCCGGCTATCCGGTATTCCTTTACCCCGCTGGGTTTTCGGCTGACGGCGTTGCAGTCGGATTACATCATCGCGGTCGCGCAGAAGGCTAAGAAGCGATGA